Proteins encoded by one window of Blautia argi:
- a CDS encoding DNA polymerase III subunit alpha — protein sequence MEFAHLHVHTEYSLLDGSNKINEYVARVKELGMNSAAITDHGVMFGCIDFYKAAKAAGIKPILGCEVYVAPGSRFDRETGHSEDRYYHLVLLAENNQGYQNLMKIVSKAFIDGFYYKPRVDLALLEEYHEGIIALSACLAGEVAKNITRGLYGEAKKAALRYEEIFGKGNFFLEMQDHGIPQQQTVNQQLLRMHQETGIDLVVTNDVHYTYDTDVEAHDILLCVQTGKRLQDEDRMRYEGGQYYVKSPQEMAELFPYIPEALANTQKIADRCEVDIEFGVTKLPKFDVPAPYTSWEYLNKLCFEGLEERYEGDLEPLKERLNYELGVIQKMGYVDYFLIVWDFIKFARDHDIMVGPGRGSAAGSLVSYTLGITKLDPIKYDLLFERFLNPERVSMPDIDVDFCFERRQEVIDYVVRKYGKDRVVQIVTFGTMAARGVIRDVGRVMDLPYSQCDSIAKMIPKELNITIDLALKMNPELKELYDTDETVRKLIDMSRRLEGLPRHTSMHAAGVVISQKSVDEYVPLSRASDGSLVTQFTMTTLEELGLLKMDFLGLRTLTVIQNAVKLAEETKGIKLDIDKIDYDDKKVYAMLGAGKTDGVFQVESSGMTSFMKELKPQNLEDVIAGIALYRPGPMDFIPQYIKGKNNAQSITYDCPELEPILKATYGCIVYQEQVMQIVQTLGGYTLGRSDLLRRAMSKKKAAVMEKERQSFVYGNEEEGVPGCIRNGISEEIGNKIYDEMIDFAKYAFNKSHAAAYAVVSYQTAYLKYYFPVEFMAAIMTSVIDNPTKVAEYILSSRKMNIAILPPDINKGNSEFSVDNGAIRYGLSAIKGVGRSVIESIVKERTEHGIFKNLQDFIERMAGKEVNKKVIENFIKAGAFDELPGNRRQKMMVYAQILDAVAQEKKNVMAGQMSLFDLVPEEEKAAYEIHMPKVEEYPKEAKLAFEKEVLGIYVSGHPLEAYEEKWRKNISAVTADFQPDEETGNPRVTDGAKAIVGGMITAKTIKYTKTNKVMAFLTLEDLVGTVEVVVFPRDYEKNVQFMNVDDKVFIQGRVAAEDEKASKLICEKMVSFDEVPRELWLQFADKDAFLAREQEVYDVLRDSDGQDQVVVYIKSPKAVKRLGNARTVKINENLLNRLYEKYGKDNVKVVEKSIEKLGKMH from the coding sequence GTGGAATTTGCTCATTTGCATGTACATACGGAATACAGTCTTTTGGACGGTTCCAATAAGATAAATGAATATGTAGCCAGAGTGAAGGAACTGGGAATGAACAGTGCGGCCATAACAGACCATGGAGTCATGTTTGGCTGCATTGATTTTTATAAGGCAGCAAAAGCCGCAGGCATTAAACCGATTCTGGGCTGTGAGGTGTATGTTGCGCCGGGTTCCCGCTTTGACAGAGAAACCGGTCATTCAGAAGACCGTTATTACCATTTGGTACTTCTGGCAGAGAACAATCAGGGGTATCAGAATCTGATGAAAATTGTTTCAAAAGCATTTATTGATGGATTTTACTACAAGCCCCGTGTGGATTTGGCTCTTTTGGAAGAATATCATGAAGGAATTATTGCGTTAAGCGCATGTCTTGCAGGAGAAGTTGCAAAAAATATTACCAGAGGGCTGTATGGTGAGGCAAAAAAGGCTGCTCTTCGGTATGAGGAGATTTTTGGAAAGGGTAATTTCTTTCTGGAAATGCAGGACCACGGAATTCCTCAGCAGCAGACCGTGAATCAGCAGCTTCTTCGTATGCACCAGGAAACAGGCATTGATTTAGTTGTTACCAATGACGTACATTATACTTATGACACAGACGTGGAGGCACACGATATTCTCCTTTGCGTGCAGACCGGCAAACGGCTTCAGGACGAGGATCGTATGCGGTATGAGGGTGGTCAGTATTATGTAAAATCCCCACAGGAAATGGCAGAGCTGTTTCCTTATATTCCAGAAGCCCTTGCAAATACCCAGAAAATTGCAGACAGGTGTGAGGTAGATATTGAGTTCGGAGTTACAAAGCTGCCGAAATTTGATGTGCCTGCGCCCTATACTTCCTGGGAATATTTAAACAAGCTGTGCTTTGAAGGGCTGGAGGAACGGTATGAGGGAGATTTGGAACCTCTAAAGGAACGTCTGAACTATGAGCTGGGCGTGATTCAGAAAATGGGATATGTGGATTACTTCCTGATTGTCTGGGATTTCATTAAATTTGCCAGAGATCATGACATTATGGTAGGGCCGGGGCGTGGTTCCGCCGCGGGAAGTCTGGTTTCCTATACCCTGGGAATTACCAAGCTGGATCCCATTAAGTATGATTTGCTCTTTGAACGGTTTTTAAATCCGGAGCGTGTATCCATGCCGGATATTGATGTGGATTTCTGTTTTGAAAGACGGCAGGAAGTCATTGATTATGTGGTGCGAAAATACGGCAAGGACCGGGTGGTACAGATTGTAACCTTTGGTACTATGGCGGCAAGAGGTGTAATTCGGGACGTGGGGCGTGTTATGGATTTGCCCTACAGCCAGTGCGACTCTATTGCAAAGATGATACCAAAGGAGCTGAACATTACCATTGACCTGGCGCTGAAAATGAATCCGGAATTAAAAGAGCTGTATGACACAGATGAAACTGTGAGAAAACTCATTGACATGAGTAGGCGTCTGGAGGGATTGCCAAGGCATACTTCCATGCATGCGGCCGGAGTCGTCATCAGTCAGAAATCTGTGGACGAATATGTGCCGCTGTCCAGAGCTTCAGATGGTTCTCTGGTAACTCAGTTTACCATGACAACGCTGGAGGAGCTGGGACTTCTGAAAATGGACTTCCTGGGGCTTCGCACTCTGACGGTGATTCAGAATGCAGTGAAACTGGCAGAGGAAACCAAGGGAATTAAGCTGGATATTGATAAGATTGATTATGATGATAAAAAGGTATACGCCATGTTGGGCGCCGGAAAGACAGATGGTGTATTTCAGGTGGAAAGCAGCGGTATGACCAGTTTCATGAAAGAATTAAAGCCTCAGAATCTGGAGGACGTGATTGCGGGAATTGCTTTGTACCGTCCGGGTCCCATGGACTTTATTCCGCAGTATATTAAAGGAAAGAACAATGCCCAGAGTATTACCTATGACTGCCCGGAATTAGAACCGATTTTGAAAGCTACCTATGGCTGTATTGTGTATCAGGAACAGGTTATGCAGATCGTGCAGACCCTGGGAGGTTATACGCTGGGGCGAAGCGACCTTCTGCGCCGTGCCATGAGTAAAAAGAAGGCTGCGGTTATGGAAAAGGAACGGCAGAGTTTTGTATACGGAAATGAGGAGGAAGGTGTTCCCGGCTGTATCAGAAACGGGATTTCTGAGGAAATTGGAAATAAAATTTACGATGAAATGATAGATTTTGCAAAATACGCTTTTAATAAATCTCATGCAGCCGCTTATGCTGTGGTTTCCTATCAGACAGCATACCTGAAATATTACTTTCCGGTAGAATTTATGGCGGCAATTATGACTTCTGTGATTGATAACCCTACAAAGGTGGCAGAATATATATTGTCCAGCCGTAAAATGAATATTGCAATTCTGCCCCCGGATATTAATAAAGGAAACAGCGAGTTTTCTGTAGATAACGGTGCAATCCGTTATGGGCTTTCTGCCATTAAGGGAGTAGGACGCTCTGTGATTGAGTCCATTGTAAAGGAACGCACAGAACATGGAATCTTCAAAAATCTGCAGGATTTTATTGAGCGCATGGCAGGGAAGGAAGTCAACAAAAAGGTTATTGAGAACTTTATTAAGGCAGGGGCTTTTGATGAGTTACCGGGAAACAGAAGACAGAAGATGATGGTCTATGCACAGATTCTGGACGCAGTGGCACAGGAAAAGAAAAACGTCATGGCAGGCCAGATGAGTCTTTTTGACCTGGTTCCTGAGGAGGAAAAGGCTGCCTATGAAATTCACATGCCGAAGGTAGAGGAATATCCCAAGGAAGCAAAGCTGGCCTTTGAGAAAGAGGTTCTGGGTATTTATGTAAGCGGCCACCCTTTAGAGGCATATGAGGAAAAGTGGAGAAAAAATATTTCCGCAGTGACCGCAGATTTCCAGCCGGACGAAGAAACGGGAAATCCCAGAGTGACAGACGGTGCAAAGGCGATTGTAGGCGGTATGATTACAGCGAAAACCATTAAATATACCAAGACGAATAAGGTTATGGCATTTCTCACTCTGGAGGATCTGGTAGGAACCGTAGAGGTTGTGGTATTTCCACGGGATTATGAAAAGAACGTACAGTTTATGAATGTGGACGACAAGGTATTTATTCAGGGAAGAGTAGCTGCAGAGGATGAGAAGGCCAGCAAGCTTATCTGCGAAAAAATGGTTTCTTTTGATGAGGTGCCAAGAGAGCTTTGGCTGCAGTTTGCAGACAAGGATGCATTTCTTGCCAGGGAGCAGGAGGTGTATGATGTACTTCGGGATTCTGACGGTCAGGATCAGGTAGTTGTGTACATCAAATCTCCAAAAGCGGTAAAACGTCTGGGAAACGCCAGAACTGTGAAAATCAATGAGAATTTATTGAACAGACTGTACGAAAAGTATGGGAAAGACAACGTAAAAGTTGTAGAAAAGAGTATTGAAAAACTGGGGAAAATGCATTAA
- the pfkA gene encoding 6-phosphofructokinase produces MTANKEIKTIGVLTSGGDAPGMNAAIRAVVRRGLSRGIKMKGILKGYSGLINEEIIDMTAVDVSDTIQKGGTVLYTARCSEMRTEEGQKRAAEVCKKHGIDGLVVIGGDGSFAGAQKLANLGINAVGVPGTIDLDIACTEYTIGFDTAVNTAMEAIDKVRDTSTSHERVSIIEVMGRNAGYLALWCGIANGAEDILLPEKYDYDEQRIINNIIDNRKKGKKHHIIINAEGIGHSQAMAKRIEAATGIETRATILGHMQRGGTPTCKDRVYASIMGAKAVDILLEGKTKRVICYRDGEYIDMDINEALSMKKSISEYQYEVSYSLSHNYSKNND; encoded by the coding sequence ATGACTGCGAATAAAGAGATAAAGACAATAGGTGTTTTAACAAGTGGTGGAGATGCGCCGGGAATGAATGCCGCAATCCGTGCGGTTGTCAGAAGAGGTTTAAGCCGCGGCATCAAAATGAAGGGAATTTTAAAAGGATACAGCGGTCTGATTAATGAAGAAATTATTGATATGACAGCTGTAGACGTTTCCGATACCATTCAGAAGGGTGGTACTGTTCTCTATACAGCTCGCTGTTCAGAGATGCGTACAGAGGAAGGTCAGAAAAGAGCTGCAGAAGTGTGCAAAAAACACGGCATTGACGGGCTTGTAGTTATCGGCGGTGACGGTTCCTTTGCAGGCGCTCAGAAGCTGGCAAATCTGGGAATCAATGCAGTAGGCGTACCGGGAACCATTGACCTGGATATTGCATGTACAGAATATACCATTGGTTTTGATACTGCTGTTAATACAGCTATGGAAGCCATTGATAAGGTTCGTGATACCTCTACTTCCCATGAGCGTGTAAGTATTATTGAGGTTATGGGAAGAAATGCAGGATACCTTGCTCTGTGGTGCGGTATTGCCAACGGTGCGGAGGATATTCTTCTTCCTGAAAAATACGATTATGACGAACAGAGAATTATCAATAACATTATTGACAATCGTAAAAAAGGCAAAAAACATCATATTATTATTAATGCAGAGGGTATCGGTCATTCTCAGGCTATGGCAAAACGTATTGAAGCTGCCACAGGTATTGAAACAAGAGCAACGATTCTGGGACACATGCAGCGTGGTGGAACTCCTACCTGCAAAGACCGTGTGTATGCTTCCATTATGGGTGCAAAGGCTGTAGATATTCTTCTGGAAGGTAAGACAAAGAGAGTCATCTGCTACAGAGATGGCGAGTACATTGATATGGATATCAATGAAGCTCTGTCTATGAAAAAGAGTATTTCTGAATACCAGTATGAGGTCAGCTACTCTCTTTCTCATAACTACAGCAAAAACAACGATTAA
- a CDS encoding TrmH family RNA methyltransferase, which produces MITSSSNAQIKRVQQLLKKAKTRREEGVFVVEGIKMFKEAPIERIQKVYLSQSFAQKEACTAILREKGLAGEREQRVELVEDKVFRALSDTVTPQGVLCLIQMQTCTLKGLLEGEKTPLLMILEDLQDPGNLGTIIRTGEGAGVTGVILSRTSVDVYNPKVIRSTMGSIYRMPVLYVDSIIEEVLGKLKEREIRTYAAHLKGKNTYDREDYEGGTAFFIGNEGNGLTDALTGQADTLIRIPMEGSVESLNAAMASGILMYEASRQRRNKN; this is translated from the coding sequence ATGATTACAAGCAGTTCGAATGCACAGATAAAGAGGGTGCAGCAGTTATTGAAAAAGGCAAAAACCAGACGGGAAGAGGGGGTTTTTGTTGTAGAAGGGATTAAAATGTTTAAGGAAGCGCCAATAGAGAGAATCCAGAAGGTGTATCTTTCCCAGAGCTTTGCCCAAAAGGAAGCGTGTACCGCAATTTTGCGGGAAAAGGGGCTTGCAGGAGAACGGGAGCAAAGGGTGGAACTTGTGGAGGATAAGGTATTCAGGGCTTTGTCAGATACGGTTACGCCTCAGGGGGTGTTGTGTCTGATTCAGATGCAGACCTGTACGCTTAAGGGACTTCTGGAAGGGGAGAAAACCCCGCTTCTTATGATACTGGAGGATTTGCAGGACCCGGGAAATCTGGGGACGATTATCCGTACAGGAGAGGGGGCAGGAGTGACCGGGGTGATTTTAAGCAGAACCTCTGTAGATGTGTATAACCCAAAGGTGATTCGTTCCACCATGGGTTCCATATACAGAATGCCGGTACTTTATGTGGATTCTATTATTGAAGAAGTTCTTGGCAAGCTGAAGGAACGGGAAATCAGAACCTATGCGGCTCATTTAAAAGGAAAAAACACCTATGACAGGGAAGATTATGAAGGGGGAACGGCGTTCTTTATCGGAAATGAGGGGAATGGCCTGACAGATGCTCTGACAGGGCAGGCAGATACCCTGATTCGGATTCCCATGGAAGGAAGTGTGGAATCCTTAAATGCAGCCATGGCATCGGGAATTTTGATGTATGAAGCCAGCAGACAGCGCAGAAATAAAAATTGA
- a CDS encoding cell wall hydrolase has protein sequence MKARARRILACAGTVGVMTIMTAVPAMADTIDWTDKAAADVNTYANIRKGADINSERVGMLPAGAVVSVVGEENGWIQVESGEISGYIREDLLVSGDEAQQLFEAVYGDGELVGAQPLEIPAEQAAPVSNTSISVSDGDLALMAAIIECEAGGESYEGKVGVGAVIMNRIRSSQFPNTLSEVIYQSGQFTPAATGKLASVLSRGASQACYDAARDVFAGANTIGDRLFFHAGSGNGLTIGNQTFY, from the coding sequence ATGAAAGCAAGAGCAAGAAGAATTTTGGCATGTGCAGGTACAGTAGGAGTTATGACAATTATGACAGCAGTACCTGCTATGGCAGATACTATTGACTGGACAGATAAAGCGGCGGCAGATGTGAATACATATGCCAATATCCGCAAAGGAGCTGACATAAATTCCGAAAGGGTAGGCATGCTTCCGGCAGGAGCAGTTGTTTCTGTAGTGGGAGAAGAAAACGGTTGGATTCAGGTGGAATCAGGGGAGATCTCAGGATATATCAGAGAAGATTTGCTGGTATCAGGGGACGAAGCACAGCAGCTTTTTGAAGCTGTATACGGAGATGGGGAGCTGGTAGGCGCACAACCTCTGGAAATACCGGCAGAACAGGCAGCGCCTGTTTCAAATACTTCTATTTCTGTATCTGACGGAGATCTGGCGCTTATGGCGGCTATTATTGAATGTGAGGCCGGGGGAGAGTCTTACGAAGGTAAGGTGGGCGTTGGTGCAGTCATTATGAACCGTATTCGCAGCAGTCAGTTTCCGAATACTTTGTCCGAGGTGATTTATCAGAGTGGGCAGTTTACACCGGCAGCTACAGGGAAGCTGGCATCTGTCTTGAGCCGGGGCGCCAGCCAGGCCTGCTATGATGCAGCCAGAGATGTGTTTGCCGGCGCCAATACCATTGGAGATCGTCTGTTCTTCCATGCAGGAAGCGGCAATGGTCTTACCATAGGTAATCAGACCTTTTATTAA
- a CDS encoding helix-turn-helix domain-containing protein: protein MGFGKRIKDRRAELKMSSTQLAEKIGVSKQTISGYELERTYPNPEKLSRIIVALDCDANYLYQDFINIETLKKNRAGLTEEEFELIRKYRLLNDHGKFVVSQIAAIEYDRMLEGLEQQRKASNL from the coding sequence ATGGGATTTGGAAAAAGAATTAAAGACAGACGTGCGGAACTGAAAATGTCCAGCACCCAGCTTGCCGAGAAAATCGGCGTATCAAAGCAAACCATCAGCGGATATGAACTGGAGCGAACCTATCCGAACCCGGAAAAGCTCAGCCGTATTATCGTGGCTTTAGACTGTGATGCAAATTATCTGTATCAGGATTTCATTAATATTGAAACTCTGAAAAAAAACAGAGCCGGACTTACGGAAGAAGAATTTGAACTTATCCGCAAGTACCGCCTCTTAAATGACCATGGTAAATTTGTGGTTTCACAGATTGCTGCTATTGAATATGACCGTATGCTGGAGGGTCTGGAACAGCAAAGAAAAGCCTCTAACCTTTAA
- a CDS encoding NfeD family protein, translated as MAGIPISVVWLAILAVLLAIEIATLGLTTIWFAGGALIAFLIALAGGPLWLQITLFLAVSVVLLLFTRPLALKYMNKGVEKTNVDSMPGKSGIVTQSIDNLKAQGKVTVNGMEWTARSKDGSQIEEGRVVRVYGVEGVKLIVEEEK; from the coding sequence ATGGCAGGAATACCAATATCTGTTGTGTGGCTGGCAATTCTGGCAGTGCTTCTTGCAATCGAAATTGCAACTTTGGGTCTTACTACCATCTGGTTTGCCGGAGGTGCGCTGATTGCTTTTCTGATTGCCCTTGCCGGAGGCCCTTTGTGGCTGCAGATTACCCTTTTTCTTGCAGTGTCCGTGGTATTGCTGTTGTTTACAAGACCATTGGCGCTTAAGTACATGAATAAAGGGGTGGAAAAGACGAATGTGGACAGTATGCCGGGAAAGAGTGGCATTGTAACCCAGAGCATTGATAATCTGAAGGCTCAGGGCAAGGTGACGGTAAACGGTATGGAGTGGACCGCAAGGTCAAAGGACGGCAGCCAGATTGAGGAGGGAAGAGTCGTCAGAGTGTATGGTGTAGAAGGTGTAAAGCTTATTGTAGAGGAGGAAAAGTAA
- a CDS encoding SPFH domain-containing protein, translated as MFGFVVLIVFLVIVLIIAASCIRIVPQAHALIIERLGMYKDTWGTGLHIKMPFVDRVAKRVNLKEQVVDFAPQPVITKDNVTMRIDTVVFFQITDPRLFTYGVENPIMAIENLTATTLRNIIGDMELDATLTSREIINTKMRASLDVATDPWGIKVNRVELKNIIPPAAIQEAMEKQMKAERERREAILKAEGEKKSTILVAEGKKESAILDAEAEKQAAILRAEAEKEKMIKEAEGQAAAILKVQQAKADGIRFIKEAGADQSVLTLKSLEAFAQAADGKATKIIIPSDIQGIAGLTTSLVEIAKESKKCISFEIGKGELGMKQQAGRFRVCVLCSVPFLYFIGECMG; from the coding sequence ATGTTTGGTTTTGTAGTGCTTATTGTTTTTCTTGTGATTGTGTTAATCATTGCAGCTTCCTGTATCCGGATTGTTCCTCAGGCACATGCGCTGATTATTGAACGCCTGGGAATGTATAAGGATACCTGGGGAACAGGGCTTCATATTAAGATGCCTTTTGTGGACAGAGTTGCAAAGCGTGTGAATTTAAAAGAGCAGGTTGTGGATTTTGCGCCTCAGCCGGTTATTACAAAGGATAATGTTACCATGCGGATTGATACCGTGGTATTCTTCCAGATTACAGACCCAAGACTGTTTACCTATGGTGTGGAAAATCCGATTATGGCCATTGAAAATCTGACTGCTACAACGTTGCGTAATATTATCGGTGATATGGAACTGGACGCTACTCTGACTTCCAGAGAGATTATCAATACGAAGATGCGGGCGTCCTTAGACGTGGCAACAGACCCATGGGGCATTAAGGTAAACCGTGTGGAATTAAAGAACATCATTCCTCCGGCAGCGATTCAGGAAGCCATGGAGAAGCAGATGAAGGCAGAGCGTGAACGCCGTGAAGCTATCTTAAAGGCAGAGGGTGAAAAGAAATCTACCATTCTTGTGGCAGAAGGTAAAAAAGAATCTGCAATTCTGGACGCAGAGGCTGAAAAACAGGCGGCAATCCTGCGGGCAGAGGCTGAAAAAGAGAAGATGATTAAAGAGGCCGAAGGTCAGGCAGCGGCAATTCTTAAGGTGCAGCAGGCCAAGGCAGATGGTATCCGCTTTATCAAGGAGGCGGGTGCAGATCAGAGTGTACTGACTTTGAAAAGCCTGGAGGCATTTGCACAGGCGGCAGACGGTAAAGCAACAAAGATTATTATTCCTTCCGATATTCAGGGAATTGCAGGGCTCACCACTTCCCTGGTAGAGATTGCAAAGGAATCCAAAAAATGTATAAGCTTTGAAATTGGTAAGGGGGAACTGGGCATGAAACAGCAAGCAGGAAGATTCCGGGTGTGCGTTTTGTGCTCAGTTCCTTTTCTTTACTTTATAGGAGAATGCATGGGGTGA
- the argF gene encoding ornithine carbamoyltransferase — protein MDLKGRSFLTLKDFTKEEIEYLVNLAAELKRKKKEGILTDTLRGKNIALIFEKTSTRTRCSFETAAHDLGMGTTYLDPKSSQIGKKESIKDTARVLGRIYDGIEYRGYGQELVEELAKYAGVPVWNGLTNEYHPTQMLADLLTIKEHLGRVEGVKLVYMGDARYNMGNSLMVLCAKMGMHFVACAPKKYFPNEALVQECKKFAEESGGTITLTEDVKAGTKGADVVYTDVWVSMGEPDEVWEERIRELSPYKVTKQVMENAGEQAIFLHCLPAFHDLETVIGKEMGERFGITEMEVTDEVFESPRSVVFDEAENRMHTIKAVMAATLGA, from the coding sequence ATGGACTTAAAAGGACGCAGCTTTTTGACACTCAAGGATTTTACAAAAGAAGAAATTGAATATTTGGTAAATCTGGCGGCAGAGCTAAAAAGAAAGAAAAAAGAGGGGATTTTGACAGATACCCTAAGAGGAAAGAATATTGCTCTGATTTTTGAGAAGACCAGCACAAGGACACGCTGTTCTTTTGAAACGGCAGCTCATGATTTGGGTATGGGAACGACTTATCTGGATCCCAAAAGCTCCCAGATTGGAAAAAAAGAGAGCATTAAAGATACTGCCAGAGTTCTGGGGCGAATTTACGATGGAATTGAATACAGAGGCTATGGACAGGAACTGGTGGAAGAACTGGCAAAATATGCAGGAGTTCCGGTGTGGAACGGACTGACTAATGAATATCACCCCACACAGATGCTGGCAGACCTTTTAACCATAAAGGAACATCTGGGAAGAGTAGAAGGTGTGAAACTGGTATATATGGGAGATGCCCGCTATAACATGGGAAATTCCCTTATGGTGCTTTGTGCGAAAATGGGTATGCATTTTGTGGCTTGTGCGCCGAAGAAATATTTCCCAAATGAAGCGCTGGTGCAGGAATGTAAAAAATTTGCAGAGGAATCCGGCGGAACCATTACACTTACAGAAGATGTAAAAGCAGGAACAAAGGGCGCTGATGTCGTTTACACAGACGTATGGGTTTCTATGGGAGAGCCTGACGAGGTGTGGGAAGAGCGCATCCGGGAATTAAGTCCTTATAAGGTGACAAAACAGGTTATGGAAAATGCAGGAGAACAGGCGATTTTCCTGCACTGTCTGCCTGCGTTTCATGATTTGGAAACCGTTATCGGAAAAGAAATGGGAGAACGGTTTGGCATTACGGAGATGGAGGTTACAGACGAGGTCTTTGAATCTCCCCGGTCTGTGGTTTTTGATGAAGCAGAAAACAGAATGCACACCATAAAAGCTGTGATGGCAGCCACCTTAGGGGCATGA
- a CDS encoding biotin--[acetyl-CoA-carboxylase] ligase, which yields MTAKSMRKALKTKWIEQIYQKDSVDSTLTWAKEEAESCLLANRNTVLFLADKQTAGKGRFGRVWDSPAGENVYMTLLLLRPPIEPVNAASLTLVMGLSVAQAVRESAGLLAGIKWPNDVVLAGKKICGILTEMRIGKEKPEYVSIGVGINMNQTDYPPELQDKATSLALQKGGAVCREEVTARVLERFEENYKCFLKTQDLSLLKNEYENLLLNLNQQVRILEKDSESLGIARGITASGELLVEDEKGAVRQILSGEVSVRGLYSYV from the coding sequence ATGACAGCAAAAAGTATGAGGAAGGCTTTGAAAACAAAGTGGATAGAGCAGATTTATCAAAAGGACAGTGTGGATTCCACCCTTACCTGGGCAAAGGAGGAGGCGGAGTCCTGTCTTTTGGCAAACCGGAACACGGTGCTTTTTCTGGCAGATAAGCAGACCGCAGGAAAGGGGCGTTTCGGAAGAGTGTGGGACTCTCCGGCAGGGGAAAATGTCTATATGACACTTCTGCTTTTAAGACCGCCCATAGAGCCTGTAAATGCTGCTTCCCTGACTTTGGTTATGGGGCTTTCCGTAGCTCAGGCTGTCCGGGAAAGCGCCGGACTTTTGGCTGGAATTAAGTGGCCAAATGATGTGGTGCTTGCAGGAAAGAAAATCTGTGGGATTCTCACAGAAATGAGAATCGGCAAAGAAAAGCCGGAATATGTCAGCATTGGTGTGGGCATAAATATGAATCAGACAGATTACCCCCCGGAACTTCAGGATAAGGCTACCTCTCTGGCGCTTCAAAAGGGAGGCGCGGTTTGCAGAGAAGAGGTAACGGCAAGGGTTCTGGAACGGTTTGAGGAAAATTATAAGTGTTTTTTGAAGACCCAGGATTTGAGCCTTTTGAAAAATGAGTATGAAAACCTTTTGCTGAATCTGAACCAACAGGTACGGATACTGGAAAAGGACAGCGAGAGTCTGGGGATTGCCAGAGGAATCACTGCTTCGGGAGAGCTTCTGGTGGAGGACGAAAAAGGGGCAGTACGGCAGATTCTTTCAGGTGAGGTTTCTGTAAGAGGGCTGTACAGCTATGTATAA